The genome window TCGTCGCTCATTGCTTCGACACTCAGTCAGCGCACCCTTAAACCATACGAAGGCCGCCGCTGCCCGTCGTCCATTCCATACAGCCGTGTCAGGGACGCTCACTGGAGCGTATCGGAACCGTCAACGAGAGCGTGAAGCGACGGCCCACAGGGGCGTGGCGACCACGCGACCGAAACAACCCTGGACCGATTCCTTCCTGTTCTCACACACTTATGACGTTCGCTTACAACTGGTAGGACATGCGCGCCATCGAGGTAACAGAATACGGAACCAGTGACGAACTCGAGCCCGTCGAGACCGACGTCCCCGAGCCGGGCCCCGGCGAAGTCCGGATCGACGTCGAGGCAGCAGGGATCAACTTCGCGGACATCATGCAACGCCGCGGCCTGTACCCCGGCGGACCCGACGCTCCGTACGTCCCGGGCATGGAGGCAGCTGGGACGATCGATGCGACCGGCGAGGGCGTCGGCCTCGAGGAAGGCGACCGCGTCGTCGCGATGCTGAACACCGGCGGATACGCCGAGTATGCCACCGCCAACGCGCAGATGCTCTTTCCCATTCCCGAGGGGATGAGCTTCGAGGAAGCCGCCGGCTTCCCCGTCCAGTTCCTCACGGCTCACTCCTGTCTGTTCGAGTGGGGTGGCCTCGAGGAAGACGAGACGGTCCTCATCCAGGCCGCCGCGGGTGGCGTTGGAACCGCGGCCGTCCAGCTCGCGTCGAACGCCGGCGCGGAGGTCTTCGGCACCGCGAGTACCGAGGAGAAACTCGAGCTCGCGGCCGACCTGGGCTGTGACCACCCGATCAACTACACCGAGACGGACTTCCGTGAGGTCGTCGAGGCGGAGACTGACGCCGAGGGCGTCGACCTCGTTTTGGAGAGCGTCGGTGACGACGTCTTCGACCGCAGCCTCGACGCCATGAAACACTTCGGCCGGATGGTTACCTTCGGCGTCGCGAGCGGCGTCCCTGCCTCGGCCGAAAATCAGCGGCTGCTCTTCGAGAACAAGA of Natrarchaeobaculum sulfurireducens contains these proteins:
- a CDS encoding quinone oxidoreductase family protein; this translates as MRAIEVTEYGTSDELEPVETDVPEPGPGEVRIDVEAAGINFADIMQRRGLYPGGPDAPYVPGMEAAGTIDATGEGVGLEEGDRVVAMLNTGGYAEYATANAQMLFPIPEGMSFEEAAGFPVQFLTAHSCLFEWGGLEEDETVLIQAAAGGVGTAAVQLASNAGAEVFGTASTEEKLELAADLGCDHPINYTETDFREVVEAETDAEGVDLVLESVGDDVFDRSLDAMKHFGRMVTFGVASGVPASAENQRLLFENKTVTGFHLGQAASHDPSKIMKAVPELTQGLTSGDLEVVLGESFALEDAAEAHQYIEDRKSSGKVVLTP